Below is a genomic region from Persicimonas caeni.
CGTGCATTTTCGTACTCGCCCAGCTCCAAATAGAGCGTCGCCAAGATATGGCGTGCTTCTACATAGGCGAGCTCGAAGCCCAGGTCGCGCAGCGTGTCGCAGGCGTCGTTCACCAAGTCGATGCCCGCGTCGCGCTCGTCGGTCAGCGCCAGGCTCATGCCGCGCATCGTGCGCAGCATGTGCAGGTCGCGCACAGCCTCGTTCGCGCGAGCTGCATGGATGCCGTCACCCGCCACATCGATCGCCCGGCGAAACATGCCGCGCGTGGTCAAAATCCTGGCGAGCACCAGCCGAGCGACCGCGTCGAGCGGCTCGCCGGGCTCGATACGCTCGTCGAGGAACGTCTCGAGCGCCTCGATGGCCGCGTCGGCGTCTCCCCCGAGGGCGGCGAACATCTGCGTCCACAAAAAGGCGCGCTTGCCGGCGTCGGTGTGCTTCATGCGCACGAGCCCGTCCAACAAACGGTCGGCCTCGTCGCTACGCCCCGCCGCGGTCAGGCATTGGCCGAGCCGCAGGCGCGCAGCCGGCATGGCTTGCTGCAGCCGCGACGGAATCTGCTCGAGCGCTGCCAGCGCCGCGGGCAGGCGTGTCGGTGTGAGCAGCGTGCGAAAGTGCGCGTCCAAACTCGCCATTACCTCTTTGAGAAAGGTGCGCTCGGCTTCCGACGGATCTTCGAGCGCCCGGCTCGCCCGGGCGAATACGTCGAGCGTCGCCTGGAGCAGCGCCGGGTCGACCGTGCCGCAGTCTGTCTCGCGGTCGGCCGCGCAGAACACGTCCCAGATGCATTCCAGGAGTTCCATCCACTGCTCGCCGGTCGGCTCGAGCATGTCTGTGAGCGCAGCTTTCAGCGGCGGGGCGACAGTGACCGATCCGATATGCTCGTAGAGCAGTCCGACCTCCAGCGCAGGGAGGAGCGCGTCGCGGTCGAAGTGCGACCAGACGACGGCGGAGTCGAGCGGGCAGGGCAGGTGGGCCAGCGGCGCGAGCGCGCGTTTGCTCTCGTCGGTCAGGCCTTCGAGCAGGTCACGGCAGAGGGCGGCGAGGACTGTTGATGAATCCTGTTGGGGGACAAAGGGCGGGCATTCGATGACGTCGAGGCGCAACACCTGGGCGGTGCGCAGATAGGTGCGGGGCGCGGCGCAGGCGACGAAGCCGCAGGAGAGTCCGTCCCGAAGCACGCGCTCGGCTCCTAGGCGGCGAAGCTCGGCGGGCATCCACTGCCAGCCGTCGATGACCACGAAGATGTCGTCTCGGTGCTCAGCGTAAATGTCGCACCAGCGCTGCCAAGTTGTCTCGAGGTCTGCTGCTTCGACGCCGAGGTTTGTAGCATCCGGCAAGGCCTCGAAGAGCTTCGTCGCCCACGCCTCGGTGGAGGTGTCGGGGTAGAGCGAGACAATTTCGACGTTGTGCGCGGTGTCTAACCCGTCGGTAGCTCGTCGCAGATGAGCAGTTTTGCCGCAGCCCTCGAACCCGTATAGCCAGAACGCGCGCCGGTCTCGAAGGCATGCGCGCAGGTCGGTCTCCCCAGGCGAAAGCGGTGGCTCTAACGGTCGCTTCATAAGACGGTTTCACCTTAAAACAACGCAAAATCGTATTGTTTACAGTTACCGTCATTGGCCAAGA
It encodes:
- a CDS encoding winged helix-turn-helix domain-containing protein, whose product is MKRPLEPPLSPGETDLRACLRDRRAFWLYGFEGCGKTAHLRRATDGLDTAHNVEIVSLYPDTSTEAWATKLFEALPDATNLGVEAADLETTWQRWCDIYAEHRDDIFVVIDGWQWMPAELRRLGAERVLRDGLSCGFVACAAPRTYLRTAQVLRLDVIECPPFVPQQDSSTVLAALCRDLLEGLTDESKRALAPLAHLPCPLDSAVVWSHFDRDALLPALEVGLLYEHIGSVTVAPPLKAALTDMLEPTGEQWMELLECIWDVFCAADRETDCGTVDPALLQATLDVFARASRALEDPSEAERTFLKEVMASLDAHFRTLLTPTRLPAALAALEQIPSRLQQAMPAARLRLGQCLTAAGRSDEADRLLDGLVRMKHTDAGKRAFLWTQMFAALGGDADAAIEALETFLDERIEPGEPLDAVARLVLARILTTRGMFRRAIDVAGDGIHAARANEAVRDLHMLRTMRGMSLALTDERDAGIDLVNDACDTLRDLGFELAYVEARHILATLYLELGEYENARAELQTVRPEYERLRDTRNLQLVDLEEHIIALLLAEDEPPPRAELTMTPAPSDWSYFGAELNFAEALHAIHQGDAAAALDRLHKSVHAHLSRGNLQALRRLLRHYLPLLLDSGEFSKARELLSALDAARLAEQRMRDIAGLIIDALWLSGDFGEWDMCDDVIEVGGPPTLFPRSLGHAAAETMGAWMERWEHTVAGEAGPISNNSGIVGCSELAPLYRGWQKLWAGDLVGSRRELLLCEELDLEGSLFGFLRGLLHHAVRADPRADMLRWHAEMLEFWRRLSPMIVLQQLGFWEKLLDRRRTDMAPALAETLESWLDIIQKWRVEGAMLVDESLGAVFIDGRRIELGNDTVAFSALSFLAKRAPDAPPVAVDELFEAVWDRPFNPQSSHNNVYVTIGNLRQELDLDDASKSVIHLERGVGYSISMPVVVAKSV